From Quercus lobata isolate SW786 chromosome 1, ValleyOak3.0 Primary Assembly, whole genome shotgun sequence, one genomic window encodes:
- the LOC115950395 gene encoding uncharacterized protein LOC115950395 — protein MLRIGGYDVKRVMIDQGSAIDIMYPDLYKGLNLKPDDLAAYRSPLVSFEGRMVAPKGQIKIPVQTGMDVVEVDFIVVDVFSPYTVIMGKPWLHTLGEVSSTLHQKVKYPSGGQVLEIVGDGPADEVKCEDLERVIVTDDSKRFFHVGAKLPLQEKERLLEFLKANVNVFAWSPYEAPGVDLNFICHRLNVNPFVIPKRQPPRRPSKEHTKTVRSEVAKLKQAGAIKEVFYPQWLANTVVVKKKKGKWRVCMDFTDLNKACPKDPFPMLKIEQLVDATVGHPRMSFLDAFQGYHQIPLALNDQEKTAFVTPIGLSL, from the exons ATGCTGAGAATTGGTGGGTACGATGTCAAAAGGGTGATGATTGATCAGGGTAGTGCTATTGATATAATGTACCCAGATTTGTACAAGGGGTTAAATCTGAAGCCAGATGACTTAGCAGCCTACAGATCCCCTCTggtgagttttgagggaaggatggTCGCTCCAAAAGGACAGATCAAAATACCCGTGCAAACCGGtatggatgtggtggaggtggacttcattgttGTAGACGTTTTCTCTCCATACACGGTTATTATGGGCAAACCTTGGCTTCATACCCTGGGAGAAGTCTCATCTACTCTACATCAgaaagtgaagtacccatcTGGAGGCCAAGTATTGGAGATAGTAGGAG ATGGACCAGCCGACGAGGTAAAGTGTGAAGATTTGGAGAGGGTAATTGTTACTGATGATTCGAAAAGATTCTTCCACGTTGGGGCTAAACTGCCTTTGCAAGAGAAGGAGCGATTACTGGAATTCCTCAAAGCAAATGTAAATGTGTTTGCATGGAGCCCATATGAAGCCCCAGGTGTAGatttgaatttcatttgtcatcgactcaaCGTGAATCCTTTCGTTATTCCCAAAAGACAACCACCTCGACGACCATCAAAAGAGCACACTAAAACTGTTAGAAGTGAGGTGGCCAAGCTCaagcaggctggggctatcaaagaagttttttacccACAATGGTTAgccaatacggtggtggtaaagaagaagaaaggaaagtgGCGAGTGTGCATGGATTTCACGGACCTCAATAAGGCTTGTCCCAAGGATCCTTTTCCCATGCTGAAGATAGAacaattggtggatgcaaccgttgGTCATCCCcggatgagttttttggatgcctttcaaggatatcaccaaataccgttagCATTGAACGATCAAGAGAAGACGGCTTTTGTCACCCCTATTGGActatcattataa
- the LOC115950402 gene encoding golgin subfamily A member 6-like protein 6, giving the protein MELIENQPGKNAPAKSTQSQIPSLPTRSPTLAPHQPSHQPPQLVRTDAAELKRRREQKGKDVVDAGKSRPTREEDAQRATKQQKTSHPAQRGQERSNIQLPEPQAWLPAPMHGGEPLRDDASIRDFNGGFGFHMASAIEEALLLPRDMAKIKNVRNNELILNNKRYLGMIIQNTFKLDEILNSCYNQLEDERKKQAMAVQTLTTSEQDLAAAKKKLLVEEQACKSTDSALEGFQKQAEDQEKRLREANAELKATWEQVAVLKKHLEETQKLREQAEKSREEAERAKAEVEQAMNEAEQKGYEIGVAEMEETLRAEVPMLRKPENVFYPEAIYTSASPSSQAEDTLSTINPNEEVLPPSLPSPGQLKPAKGNNAPPESSLDKTAVASEAEVASQGFQQDLTSTVMPAGGATKDKEGVTTSEADKSANQAPKLQIKLKK; this is encoded by the exons ATGGAGTTGATTGAGAATCAGCCTGGAAAGAATGCGCCGGCAAAATCAACGCAATCCCAGATTCCTTCTCTTCCTACCAGGTCTCCTACTCTTGCTCCTCACCAACCTTCTCATCAACCTCCCCAGCTAGTCAGAACTGATGCTGCCGAGTTAAAAAGGCGCAGAGAGCAAAAGGGGAAGGATGTGGTGGATGCTGGCAAGTCCCGTCCGACCCGGGAGGAGGATGCCCAGCGAGCTACAAAGCAGCAAAAAACTAGCCACCCGGCTCAGCGAGGCCAGGAGAGGTCTAACATTCAACTTCCTGAGCCACAAGCATGGTTGCCAGCACCCATGCACGGTGGGGAGCCTCTACGAGATGATGCATCTATTAGGGACTTCAATGGTGGCTTTGGGTTTCACATGGCCTCGGCTATAGAGGAGGCTTTGTTACTCCCAAGAGacatggccaaaataaaaaatgtaaggAATAATGAACTCATCCTCAATAATAAAAGATATTTGGGAATG ATTATCCAAAACACTTTTAAGCTGGATGAGATACTCAATAGCTGCTACAATCAGCTAGAGGATGAAAGGAAGAAACAGGCGATGGCTGTACAAACTTTGACAACATCCGAGCAAGACTTGGCTGCTGCGAAGAAGAAATTACTTGTTGAGGAGCAAGCTTGCAAGAGCACTGACTCAGCCTTGGAAGGCTTTCAAAAGCAAGCCGAGGACCAGGAAAAGCGCTTACGTGAAGCAAATGCAGAACTAAAAGCTACCTGGGAGCAAGTTGCAGTCCTTAAGAAGCACTTGGAGGAAACCCAAAAGCTGAGGGAGCAAGCTGAAAAGTCCAGGGAGGAAGCTGAGAGAGCAAAGGCTGAGGTTGAACAGGCAATGAATGAGGCTGAACAGAAAGGCTATGAAATCGGTGTGGCTGAGATGGAGGAGACACTAAGAGCAGAGGTGCCAATG TTGAGGAAGCCAGAGAACGTGTTCTACCCTGAAGCAATCTACACCTCAGCTTCTCCATCCAGTCAAGCTGAAGACACTCTCTCAACCATTAATCCTAATGAGGAGGTTTTGCCTCCAAGTCTTCCTTCTCCTGGCCAACTAAAACCAGCTAAAGGGAATAATGCCCCTCCAGAATCCTCCTTGGACAAGACTGCAGTTGCTTCTGAAGCAGAGGTGGCCTCTCAGGGCTTTCAACAGGATTTGACTTccacagtcatgccagctggggGAGCTACTAAGGATAAAGAGGGAGTCACTACCTCGGAGGCAGATAAATCAGCCAACCAAGCTCCAAAGCTCCAaattaagttgaaaaaatag